The Venturia canescens isolate UGA chromosome 7, ASM1945775v1, whole genome shotgun sequence genome segment ccTGTCTTATTGTCAAATATTTCCAGTGAGATTACCGAACAATGAGAAATACACTTTGAGCTGTGATGTGTGAATCAGAAATGGATGACTAATAACTGACAGTGACAGTAATAATGGCGCTGACAGCCGAGGAAAGCACGGTCAAACGAAATAGCATTTCGCATGACGTTATGGAACATATCAATTTCGTTTCGTATAGAAactaaaaatcaaagaaatattaaataaaagtAAGAATCTGTAAAGTGAGAATCGTAACCTGGCTAGGGCAATTTCCCCAATGCGTAGAATATTtttagaaataaaattatgtgtggaaaatgagtttttaatTACCGTACGTTTATTTTACTCCAATCCGCACGTAGGAACAACACTTATTCTGCACCGAAAATTTATGATCAATCAACTCGTGCAATCGTACCAGTACTGTCAAAAGCAGTCAAAAGTTCTATATGTTTTGTTGTACCGTCTGAAGTAGGTTGAAGTCTGAAGCGTCTGAAGTACTGAGATCGTGGGGGTGGTGGCTGACTGGGGTGACCACAAACAATGAAACGTGAAGACCAACTGCACAACGCTGTATTTTGCCAAAATTCACGCATTTTTCCTTCTTACCACCAGTGCTGAATGCGTCGCTGTCATAGCTAATGTTTTTTGTGGATCAGTACGACAGGGATATAGCTATTCTCCCTCAAGCCCCTCAAATCGAGAGTCATGCATATATGCGCGCAGTTGCCATAAGATTGAGTGACATAACCTTGTATATTGTCTCAATGTCTCAATAATATCAAGCACGTGTCATTTGTGGATTTTCTGGTATCCGCGAGATCTTTGTAGTGTCAAgtggaatttttatcatgactaCCAATTCTTGTGTGGTTCCAACGTGCAACACGGGATGTAAAtctataaaagaaaaacgatcgGTGTTTAAAGTTCCATCGAACATCGAACTCCGTAAAAAATGGATCGCGGCAATTCCGGGGATTATCGATCTGATGCCGTCACAATTTGTGTGCGAAAAACACTTCCTCGAATgttatatacgaaaaaaatggacgaaaTGTGACTCGGATGGTCGAGTTATTGCAGAAGTAAATGCATTGTccattatatttatttaatgaCGCTAAAGCTGCAACGTTGAAATCCtacaacgaaatgaacgaaaaaaacattttgcaatttaaCAAATTTGTTCCTTccctaatttgcaattctccaattttgatCCCTGCCCAATTTGCAAttggtagtttttcaacctacaaatgattcgtgaaataaaaaattggtgaatcacaaatgttttttttcatttatttctttgGACTCCAATGTTGCCACTCCTCATAGTAATTTTTCTTGGTAGTTCTAACATTTCTAACTTTTCATGATGGGACGTTTACCTAGTGTAATAATTTCTATTAAATGCTCATTCAAGGCGTCGTATTCACATGCTCAACTTGATCCAATGGCAGTACCTtctgaatttgacaattcaatcAAGATGGAAAATGACTCTATCACTGAGTATTCCTCTCCTATAgaaaagcaaataaatgtGGAACACAACTACTGCTCTTGGGAAGAAAAATCTATTGTTCATAAAGCAGATCACCCAATGAATATAGCAATTGATACTTCAACGAATGAAGAAAAGGAATATCCAGTAAATAAGCCTTTAGATCTTGGAATACCCAAAAGCGATACACCGGTGATTCATCTTCCTCTGTCCACACAGTCCTTGACTATGAATTGCTCAATAATTAAgaatgagaatgaaattataaatcCTCCTGTACAAGGTATGTATGAAAGTTTAGAAACTGTCATAATGGACAGTACATCAGGTATTTTCTATTGGAATTGAGCTGCTATCACTACTCTTGATATTAGTTACAGATGCTGTGAACTATTTATAACATTCATGAAAAAGTTGGCCAAACaaagttttcattcttttatATTGTTCTGTATTCATGACCAAAAAGCCAATTGCCTGGCTTAAAGATTGAAACACTACAATGCTATAGGGCAAAAGAgcacatggaaaaaaaataaataaaaatgttgaaacttATTGTAGAATATGATTAAAAGTTTtgtaatttgtaaaaaatctaAGAATATTTCTAAAAATATGTGATTGAGTGCACAAACGAACTGATTTCTCATCTCAAATGTGTAACAAAGCAAACAAATTGTGGACTATtatatttcataaatttcattttgcatAAATTGAAGTTTGCTTTCTCTTTACAGATgttgaaaacaataaaattgtgAAGTCGGAAGCTTcgattattaaaagcattcaAGATCAACAGACTAAGAATGACAATACACCAGAAAAACATGACtgtcatttttacttttcagaAGTCACTTTCATCTGTAAGTATCTCTTTTCAACaattggatgaaaaaattgtaataatgATTTAAGCTTTCCTCAGTTCGAAcggagttatttttatttgttgttTCTCAAGGTACTACGGAAGGAACAATGGAATCCATTTCAATACCGAAACGTTGGGCTGTCTGTCAACTGATGACGGACAACTGCAGTGTTCTTCTCTCATACTATGTAACCAAGAGAGAAAATGGCGATAGTTTACCAGTCATGGAAAGAAATGTGAAGCTCAGCACCAACAAAGAGCTGCGTTATTATGTGTATGGGCGGGTTGTTGATGTTGGAGGATGGAGTCTCCCTCAAGTATTGAATGACGTAGGTTCATTGCCGCAAGCTTtggaaaagttcaaaaatacaaatctgtgcAACGGTCTTGGTGCCATTAACCATCATCATCTATCGTCGGATAATGTATTCAAGGATTACGTTGACCGATGGCATCACAAAAACTGTACTTTAATCTCGAAATTCAAGAGGTGCGCTCACTGCATAAAAATGAGAGGCGCAGTGTTGAAACGAGAGTTGAGATTAAAAACAGTAGGCCCCCCAAAGCGTATTAGTCAATCTTCCAACCCGATTGACCAAGCTAAATTGATTGcactgcgaaaaaaaaatgcttgtgAAAGACGAATGCATAATAGAGCTCAACAACGTATTCGTTCATTGACGAAGGCTTGAACGATGCATCAACCAAAAGCTATTATATTAGCTAACAGATGTTTGAAATGTCGTTCTCGTGGCTCAAGAAACTTTGTTTCAAGAAATAATTTCAGTCCCAAAACAAACGGACGGCGGTAATCAGTGCTACAAGGAATGATCGATTACAGCAGGGTGCCCATTTAGAGCGTTGAAAAAAGTGAtcttccaaatatttttttaactgaaacaATATAATCTTTCCAAATCTTAAGCCCTCTGAATATTGTCGACATTTCacatttacgatttttttccacagtATGAACAACTGACAGAAGTCATACAAGTAAATCACTGAAACACCCTATTATTgaacgtttcaattaattaaacAAATGGAGGCTTCTATTTTTGTACGAAACGAGAATACCAAGAAATGTCGACTGATACATTTTCAAACGACTGAAGGCTTTAATAAACTAATCAAAAATGAAAGGCCCTGAACTTCCACGAGTTTCAAAGGACCAGCGAGGTATTAGAAGGCCGcacaaatgaaaatgtttgtaATAAAGTTACCAAATTTACACACAGTGTTATATCTGGTGGCTTTGAAAGCATACAAAACACTTGGCTCGAAACAGGTAATTTTCTTTCCACTCAATTTTTCCCCTTATGTCAACTTATCGTTCATTCCGAGATTAAtgtatttttccaattttcaaactgTTGTAGGTCCCCTACAACTTTCTGCTACAAACTATATTTCTGTCATTCTAAAAAACCAGGAGGTTCAACTGCTTGAAGAAAGCAATCGTACTGACCATGACATTAGTTATTGACAATGAATGGAACAACGATGATaagttaataaaaattactatgttacGAAGAAATATGGTAGATAAGAGAAATCTGTATACtgtatatatttgaagaaattttttaggaACAAAATGAAGTTTCATTCATAAATTGAACATGCATTCTTCGATAATAAATtggtttgaaaaatcaaagatGATTGATTAATACAATCGGATATTCGATTCAATATACAAAATCGTGCAACGCTGAGTGTTTGATATCGCTTGTAGATCTTGTAGAGAAGAACTGATATCAACCCTTtgtaatttgaatttgaaaagtcATTGTTCGTTTCCGGTTCGATGATGAAATCGTTGTTAGGGCTCGGATGGAGGGATATAAAAGGTTGTAAACAGTACCACAAGTACAGGTTTTAAAATTACTGTGTATCTGAATACATGACTGTAGTGCTCAGCTCGGGTGTCAATGTACACTGACAGTACTGACACAAGCCTGTCCCAcgcgtatatatttttatatatataagtatatgtTCATCATCAGTCGATAACTAATCGACAACTTTTAATTTGTCTCGCCATTTCTCGCCATACGATTTTAGTATTTTACCCACAGAGGTATTCGTGCAGTGATTCTGTTTCGTGCTATTTCATCAAAGCAAATTGGCGTGGAAGAAAGGTGACAAGAATAATCCTAGTTAGCTGCTGCTCTGTTCTTTGTGGGTTGCACCAATCGCGAACCAATATAACGAAGCACACGAATACATGCTCTGATACCAGCTGACACTTCGCCTAATATGTTAGTGAGGTTAGTGGATGATAATACAACACCACAGGAGAAGTCAGTACGAAAAAGTATCCTTCAGCCCTGACGGAATGACGTGTGTTGACAGTTGTAAATAATTGAAGCCTAAAAATGGAAAGTACAAACAAGGTAAAATATCGGCAGTAATATACACTAATGACTTATTAAGTTTTGAAAGATGATTTCATATTAGATGAATCAAGCAGTTAAGAATGGGTTCTCAATGACAGTGCTGCTATATAAGctaaaaaaacagtttttaatttgagaaattcaaaagtgtgcaaaactcatttttcttctgtaacAAATAAATGTTTCATTATACAAATGACTGGGAGAGTACAGACTGAATAGAAATTATGCCCTCAAGACCGTGActtgtcaattgaaaaaatgtttttaagtTAATTCCTCCCATATCATAGTAGCACAACTGAAAACATTCATGAATCTCTTATTTTGTATCAAACTGCGtaataaaaacaatgacaaaacattgaaaatgttttttattgagTGCATTATAGTTACAgaatatgaataataaattgtgaattatACAGGAAGGAGAAAGCAATCAGGATGATTCAGACTCTGAAGTAGACGAAATAGAGCCGAGACTAAAATATGTTAGAATGCAGAATGATCTGAAGGGGATATTGCAAAATGACGCTGCAAGCTGCATAGCTGTTCACCCAAAAGTATGAGCAGTtgtttcaaaaactttttcaacgaGTATCAGTCTGGCATGAATGAATTTCATCTTTGCTATTTTCAGTTTTTGTGTCTCGGCTCACATTGGGGTATGATTCACCTTCTTGATCATCAAGGGAACAACATTGAATCTATCACGTTGCAAGCTCACTCGGTTGCTGTGAACCAAATATCTATAGACCGTAAAGGCGATTTCATTGCATCTTGCAGTGATGATGGCAAAGTTTTTATTCGAGGCCTTTACAATGGAGACAACAATCACAATATGAGTCTTGGTCGTCTGGTCAAGAGTGTGGCCATTGATCCAGGATACTACAAAGGCGGAAGCAACAGAAGATTCATCAcaggttttattttattgcaaTTCGTTTACAAATTGAGTTAAACCTTGAAGACAATTTGAATACTATTTAGAGAATAGAGAAATAGCGAGATTTTAGgctcaatttatttttatcacgaTTTCTAACAACGCTGATAGAAAACTGACACAGAAAAATTTCTAGTTGACAAATTTTTGTTCGGGTGGAAGACGCGGATTTCGTTAACTTATAATTTGGATAACCTTTTGATTCACATTTTCTAATAGTCTCATCTCAATGTTCTCTTCAGGTGATGACAAACTCGTTCTGTACGAGAAAACTTTTCTATCTCGTATGAAACTAACAGTTCTATGCGAAGCCGAAGGCGGCGTACGATCGATCGCTTGGACAAGTCAATTTGTTGCCTGGGCCTCGGACACTGGAGTACGTGTTTATGATTTAAACGCCCGATGTTCTCTGGGCTTAATAAAATGGTCACGATCTCTCGAGTAAGTCACTCTCTGTTTTTCTGTCTACAATTCttcgtttgaaaatatatcaaatcTACAATGCTGATAGTTCAGCAAATACTATCTTACTACAGACACTTGTATGAGCTTAAATTGATTATTGTtccattaaattttatttagtGCTCCACCGGAACACTATCGTTGCAACCTACGCTGGTCAGGAGATTGGACTCTTTTGATTGGTTGGGTAGACGTAGTTCGCATCTGCCAAATACGAAAGAGGTCAAGTCAGGAGATGGTGAATCGGGATTTGCCAGAGTACATTGTCGATCCAGGTACGAAAACCGTAATTTTCGAAACCGTATTAGTTCGGCTTCCCAAAAGCATTTCAATATCAtaacattttattcgaaacaCGTTTTGATTTTCGAATTACATTTGAATTGGCAAACATCTTATAAAAATGTTACTGGAAAGTTTGAATGCAACAGTTAccatgataataaaaaattggaatgtgtttataataattatttttatgattttttttctcgggaaCCAGTATCGACTTTTCAAGTGGACTTTTACATTTCCGGTATCGCACCCCTGGGGAATCAACTGGTGCTACTGGGATGCCTCAAAGAGCTTgacgatgataaaaaaagtcaACGTCCGACCCTCCATATAGTAGAGCCTAAATATCAGGACTTTTTCCCTGTGTGcgcaaattttttaactctgagaGGATACAAGGAGTACAGTTGTAACGATTATCATTTGGATTGTTTAACAGAAGAAAATAGGCAAGTACAATTAAGATGAGAAGAGTAAGAAAAATCGGTGTAAGTGATGTGGAAAGTAAGAGTATGAAAttctttcagatttttcatcgTAAGTCCCAAAGACATCGTAATTGCTAGTCTGTATGATGCTGATGACAGAATAGAGTGGCTCTTGAGCCACGGTAAATATGAACAAGCCCTCGAGGCGGTCACAAACAACGGAGGAAGAGATTGCAAGAGGCATTCTTTGATTGTCGTGGGACGTGTTTATCTCGATCATTTATTAGCAAGCGGGAAATACGTTGAGGCGGGAAAATTGTGTCTCAAAGTTTTGGGACGAGACAAAAAATTATGGGAAGAAGAGGTAAACATTCGCATGGattaaaaattcgtaaaactGTGACAAAAATTTGATTCAAAAGATACCACCACCCATGCTCTCAGGTTTATAAATTCGCTCGAGTTCATCAGCTACGCTCAATATCGTCGTACCTGCCACGAGGAGACATCACCCTCGATCCTCTCATTTACGAAATGGTTTTATACGAATATCTGAAAATGGATCCACCCGGATTTCTACAACTAGTGAAAGAGTGGTCTCCTAAATTGTACACGATCGCAGCAGTCGTTAACGGAGTCCTCGAACATCTTCCTGTACACACTCAACACCAAAGTGTCCTACTCGAAGCGTTAGCTATTCTGTACAGCCACGATGGGAAATATGACAAAGCCCTTGCGATGTATCTCAAATTACGTCATAAGGATGTCTTCCAATTGATACAAAGGCATCAATTGCACAACATCGTTTATGATATGATCGAAGGACTGATGGACCTTGACGCAAGCCGCGCGATCCAGTTTTTTTTAGATCGCGTCCCCTCGGAATTGGTCGTTGAAAAGCTGAAAAATAATCATCGTTACTTGTACCTCGTGAGTATTGCTTATTTTTAATGACTTCGCGGAAGCAGGTGTTTCGTGACGAACCATTCTGTGtttgtcgaaaaaatattcaatttttttttgtagacaCGTCAGAATATCTTATTAACGCAGTTGCCTCGCTAAATTCATTTAGAATTTGGCAAGTAGTGACGCAGTAGCTTGACAACAAttaattttctgaattttcaactttatcaTCAGAAAATAGTCTGATGAGTTAACGACCGTTACGTTCGATGCTGTCAGTACCCCGCAATCTACATTTTCAAACTGCTGACtcgttcaatgatttttttaccatttGTCTGTTGGTTTTACAAGTACCTTGACGAGCTTGACAAGAAAGATACGAAAGAGTCCAAAGGAAAATATCACGGCATGCTGGTACATCTGTACGTGGATTATGAACGAGACAAACTCCTCCCTCTTCTTCGTCGGTCGGATAATTATCCAATCCAGCAAGCTCTTGACATATGTAGCCAAAGAATGTTTTATCCGGAAATGGTTTATCTACTCGGTCGAATTGGAAATACATCGGAGGCTTTGGCTCTGATGACTCGTGAACTTAACGATATGGAAAGCGCTATTGCTTTTTGTCAAGAACACGACGATGAAGAATTGTGGAATGATCTCGTCAATTACTCTCTCAGCAAGTCTGGTAAGTGTATTGAAATTTGTATGGATCACGTGAAATATGTTCAAtctttaataataaaaaaaatgtttcttattcaaacttttatcGTTTGATCACAGAGAATATCACGTTCCTCCTGCAAAGAATCGGTACGTACGTAGATCCACGGTTGATGATCCAGAGGATCGAGCCATCCATGGAAATTCCAGGTCTAAAAAAAGCTCTAGTAAAAATGATGTGTGACTACAATTTGCAAGTGTCAGTTCAGGAAGGTTGCAAGAAAATCCTTTCAAACGATTATTTTAATCTTCACGAGAGACTCGTTGCTTCCCATCACAAAGGGATATTTATTGATGACGAGCAAATGTGCGGAGCATgccatagaaaaataattgtgcGAGGTACGTAAAAAACCCTTGTACCGACTTCTTGGAAATATAaatctcttcttttttctcagatCCAAGAAATCTCGTCGTATTTGCCTGTAGACACTTGTTTCACGAGGATTGTGTGCCGAATTTGGAACAAGTAGTAAGCATTGaaggaaacgaataaaaaagccaaaaataggggaattttattttaaaaatcttctGTTTTTCCAGGAAAATTGTGTCATTTGTAATCGTCAAAGGCCAGGAACAAGATTAGAGTCCCATACACAATGATACAGGTGAGAACCACCAGTTGAACCATAACCGTTTTCCGGTCATCTGTCTTTTGACACGTGCCATCGAGTACCACAAACATTGCCTAGCTTCAATTTATCTGAACCGCAAAGGCCTTAAAATGTTGAGCAGTAAGACCGATTACATCTTCTGGTTGTACTGAAAtaacaaatcgttttttttctttgtttcattCGGCACGTGCTCTTGTGTATATGACGAAGTCATTTACCAATTAATATTGTCTCGATGTAATCAGCCAGTAGATTCTCCAACTCCGGTTGAGAAGCCAAATAACTCTTTTTCCGTATAATTCTtttatgcttgaaattttttatatcaattataaaaaaagaaatccaaATAATTTCCCTGTTCACTTACTTTCTCATCAAAGTACATAGAAACGAGTTGCATATCACTCGTCCAAGTCTTCTTCAATGGTATTGCACCCGTACGCTCGCTAACCTTTCCCGAACTAGAGTTGACCGAGGTATAATTATAGTCTGGATAATCAGAG includes the following:
- the LOC122412876 gene encoding uncharacterized protein; amino-acid sequence: MTTNSCVVPTCNTGCKSIKEKRSVFKVPSNIELRKKWIAAIPGIIDLMPSQFVCEKHFLECYIRKKWTKCDSDGRVIAEASYSHAQLDPMAVPSEFDNSIKMENDSITEYSSPIEKQINVEHNYCSWEEKSIVHKADHPMNIAIDTSTNEEKEYPVNKPLDLGIPKSDTPVIHLPLSTQSLTMNCSIIKNENEIINPPVQDVENNKIVKSEASIIKSIQDQQTKNDNTPEKHDCHFYFSEVTFICTTEGTMESISIPKRWAVCQLMTDNCSVLLSYYVTKRENGDSLPVMERNVKLSTNKELRYYVYGRVVDVGGWSLPQVLNDVGSLPQALEKFKNTNLCNGLGAINHHHLSSDNVFKDYVDRWHHKNCTLISKFKRCAHCIKMRGAVLKRELRLKTVGPPKRISQSSNPIDQAKLIALRKKNACERRMHNRAQQRIRSLTKA
- the lt gene encoding vacuolar protein sorting-associated protein 41 homolog — encoded protein: MESTNKEGESNQDDSDSEVDEIEPRLKYVRMQNDLKGILQNDAASCIAVHPKFLCLGSHWGMIHLLDHQGNNIESITLQAHSVAVNQISIDRKGDFIASCSDDGKVFIRGLYNGDNNHNMSLGRLVKSVAIDPGYYKGGSNRRFITGDDKLVLYEKTFLSRMKLTVLCEAEGGVRSIAWTSQFVAWASDTGVRVYDLNARCSLGLIKWSRSLDAPPEHYRCNLRWSGDWTLLIGWVDVVRICQIRKRSSQEMVNRDLPEYIVDPVSTFQVDFYISGIAPLGNQLVLLGCLKELDDDKKSQRPTLHIVEPKYQDFFPVCANFLTLRGYKEYSCNDYHLDCLTEENRFFIVSPKDIVIASLYDADDRIEWLLSHGKYEQALEAVTNNGGRDCKRHSLIVVGRVYLDHLLASGKYVEAGKLCLKVLGRDKKLWEEEVYKFARVHQLRSISSYLPRGDITLDPLIYEMVLYEYLKMDPPGFLQLVKEWSPKLYTIAAVVNGVLEHLPVHTQHQSVLLEALAILYSHDGKYDKALAMYLKLRHKDVFQLIQRHQLHNIVYDMIEGLMDLDASRAIQFFLDRVPSELVVEKLKNNHRYLYLYLDELDKKDTKESKGKYHGMLVHLYVDYERDKLLPLLRRSDNYPIQQALDICSQRMFYPEMVYLLGRIGNTSEALALMTRELNDMESAIAFCQEHDDEELWNDLVNYSLSKSENITFLLQRIGTYVDPRLMIQRIEPSMEIPGLKKALVKMMCDYNLQVSVQEGCKKILSNDYFNLHERLVASHHKGIFIDDEQMCGACHRKIIVRDPRNLVVFACRHLFHEDCVPNLEQVENCVICNRQRPGTRLESHTQ